GCCACCATCCCGGAGCAGGTAAACCATATATTAGAAGACTTTGGAGACAGCTGCACAAAGTCAAATAAAAACAAAGCTACTAAACCACCTACGCTGCTAATACTCGGCTCAATGCTACTGAGTTTCATCTTATTGCCTTGGGGAATTTATCAGTATCGCCACAGAAGCGATCGCGCCATTGAGCAAAATACCGCCCTCGCCTTAGCCTCTAATCCAGAGTTAGCAGTTTATCGTCTTACAGTCGATGCCGATGCCGAAATCCTGAAGCTTGCTGGAAAAGTGCCTAACGAGTATTTACGCCAAAAAGCTGCACAAATTGCCCAAGATACTTACCCAAGTCTGAAGTTAAACAATAACGTCATCGCCATCAATACGCCCCCCGATCCGGTATTAGCAGCAGCTGAGGTAAAGCGAGTAACATCAATCCTCAATCAGATGGACGGCGTTTTCATTTCTGCTAAATATAATGCTCGTAAAGTCACAGTCCAGGGAACTGCTTTGCAAGCGATAGATGCCCAGAAAATCACTCTGGCATTCGGAAAAATTCCGGGAATTGAGTCTGTCACCAACACTGTAGAAATACAGCCAAGTGCGATCGCTACCCGAATTTACTTTAGTCGCGGTACACAAAAGCTCAAATTTAAAGATATAAAAAATAAAATTCTACCAATCCGGGCATTCTTAAGTCAGTATCCAGAGAAGCATCTTATGATAGTAGGTTACGGTGATGCCAGCGACAACCCAAACCGAGATCGGCGCTTGGCACTTGAGCGAGCTAAGACGGTGCGAGATGCCTTAATAGAGCAAGGCGTTGCTCCTCGACGATTGCGAGTTGCAGGAATGACAAACCACCCCTTAGATGTAGATGCTGACCAACCCCTATGGTTAAGTAGGTGCGTCGAATTTGAGCTAGCGACACCAGTTGTCCAAAGTAAATAAATATGTCAAGTATATCCAAAAAAATCTGCTTAGTTGGTGACTTTGGCGTGGGTAAAACCAGCTTAATTCGCCGCTTTGTAGATCGTCAGTTCAGTGATAAGTATCTTTCAACTGTGGGAGTCAAAATTTCTCGCAAAACCGTGGAATTAGAACAGGTAAAACAACACGAAAAGCTGAGCGTAAATCTGCTAATTTGGGATTTAGAAGGTAGTACCAAATTTAAAGCGATCGCGCCTACTTACCTGCAAGGAGCCAGCGCTGCCATACTCGTTGCTGATGTCAGTCGTCAGGAAACCATCGAGCATCTTACAGATCATCTAAACCTATTTTTGTCAGTCAATCCCAAAGGATTTATCATCATTGCCTTGAATAAATCCGACTTGGCTGATGAAGAAAAATTGGCAAAATTGCTCCAAATGAGTAACAATTACCAGCAATCTCAAGTATTATCAATCCAGCCGACTTCAGCAAAAACAGGTCAAGCCGTCGATGAAATTTTTCAAAATATAGCTTACAAAATTATAGAATAGTCATGGCTACTCCAGAATTTCTGTAACTATTTCTGCTTAAGAGTCTCAGCCTCATATTCTTCTCGTTCCTCGGCTGCGGAATGGGAACGCAAGTCTTAGAAGCTCTTGCCTCCACCTAATAGCAAGAATTACCCAGAAAGAGGTGAGATAGTCGCCTCACGTCGCATTCCTAGACCGCAGCCCAGGAACGAGGATAAAGTCTCATTTTGCTTCTTGCTAATTCCGGATTTGCCTAATATTACTACCGAAAGTTGTAATTATGTTTACAAGTTCTGTAAATCCGTACTTTAAAAAACTCTTAGCACCCCGACGCATCGAGTATTTGGCGTTGGATCGGAAATTGAGCATTTTAGATACATCTTTGAACGTGCATAAGTTTGCCGAGCAACCAGATGAGGTAGTAAAGGGCAAGGATGCCCGTCTTGGTTTCCCTGAATTAATCGGGCTTGAAGAAGTTTTCAGCGAAATATTGTCAGGAGAGAAGCAGAATTTCGATCTAAAAGGTATTGCCCGCTCTTCAGATAATGGCTCTCTTCTATATATTGATATTTCTGTGAGCAAATACCAATATAACGAAGAAGACTTAGAAGACTGGTTAATCATCTTCTTTGATGATGTAACCGAAAAAATGTCCATGACGCAAAACCTGGTGCAGAGAACAAACGAAGCAAATCTTTTACTTAGCGCTTTAACGAGTTCTAAAAATTATATAGATAAAATTATTACGTCAATTGCTGAGGTTTTGTTGGTAACAACAGCATCAGGAAAGATAAAAGCCCTAAATAAAGCTGCGAAAGATTTATTCGGGTAT
This genomic stretch from Funiculus sociatus GB2-C1 harbors:
- a CDS encoding Rab family GTPase, giving the protein MSSISKKICLVGDFGVGKTSLIRRFVDRQFSDKYLSTVGVKISRKTVELEQVKQHEKLSVNLLIWDLEGSTKFKAIAPTYLQGASAAILVADVSRQETIEHLTDHLNLFLSVNPKGFIIIALNKSDLADEEKLAKLLQMSNNYQQSQVLSIQPTSAKTGQAVDEIFQNIAYKIIE